TGCCGCGTCGGGCGATGTGCGGGGTGATTTGGAAGCGTCGGACCTGGTCGCGGTAGCTCTCGTGGTCGTAGCCGCGGTCGGCGTAGAGGTGCTTCGGGCGGCGCAGCGGTTGGCCGCGTTTGCCTCGGATCAGCGGGACGGCTCGGATCAGTGGGATCAACTGGGTCACGTCGTTGCGGTTGCCGCCGGTCAGCGTGGCGGCCAGCGGGATGCCGTGGGCCTCGACGATCACGTGGTGCTTGCTGCCGGTCTTGCCCCGGTCCACCGGGGACGGGCCGGTGGCCGCACCACCTTTCATCGCCCGCAGATGGCTCGAGTCGACCGACGCCCGGGACAGAACCAGTATGCCGGCCGCCCGCAGTTCGGCCAACAGCATCTCGTGCAGGCGCTGCCAGACCCCGGCCTCGTTCCACTCCCGCAGTCGCCTCCAGCAGGTCATCCCGGAGCCGAAGCCGAATTCCTGCGGGAGGTAGCGCCAGGGGATGCCGGTATAGAGCACGAACAGGATGCCGCACATCGATGAGCACACGACGGTCATTGCGGCGGGGGTCGACGACGTCTGGCGCAGTCTGGGCGAGACACTGGACCGATCCTTCTCGCGTCCTGGTATGGCGCGCTACGCGAGACTGGTGGGATCCGCCGACTGCACAGCGTCTGGACCACGGCCCCTTGCCGAAGGCTCGACGGTGCCCGGTTTTCGAGTGGTCGCTGCGGTCCCGGGACGGGAGCTGGTCCTCAAGGGGCGCCATCGTTTCTCGTCCTACGCCCTGATCTTTCGCCTCGAACACATCAGTCCGGGTCGATCACGGTTGCGCGCCGAAAGCCGAGCTGTTTTTCCCGGCCTGGCCGGCAGCATCTACCGACGGCTCGTCATCGGGACGGGCGGTCACGAGATTGGCATGCGGCGCCTTCTCTCAGCAATCCGCCGCCGATCCGAGTAGCGCATACACGATCACGGTCCCCCGTCCCTATAGACGAGCTACACCCAAGTCCGTTTCTTCGTGCAGTTCGCGGACCCGGAGTGCCCGGTCGGGGTGCTGGTTGAAGGCATTCAGGACGGTGCTGATCCAAGGACTGGGTCACTGGTGGTGGCGGAGCGGTGGAGCGCTTGGCATGGGGGATTCGTTTACGCGGTCGGGTGGCGTGGGCGGCTTTGCGGGCGGCGACGCGCGTTGGGAGGCGCGGAAGGCCAGGGGGGTTCGACCGGTGTGGCGTTGGAAGAACTTGCCGAAGTGGGTGGCGCTGGTGAAGCCGAGGTGGGCTGCGATGGTGGCGGCGGGTTCGGTGCCGTGGGCGAGGAGGCGCTTGGCCTCCAGGGCGAGGCGCTGGTCGAGGTAGTCCTTTGCGCTGAGGCCGGCTGCGGTGTGGGTGGCGCGGGTGAGGGTGCGGGTGGAGTAGCCGAGTTCGCGGGCGTAGTCGTCGATGCGGTGGGTGCGGGAGAAGTCTCGTTCGACGGCGTCGCGGAACCGCAGGAAGGGCTCGGGGGCGGATTCCGCGGCCTGACCGTGTTGCTGCGGGTTGGCGAGGCGCAGGAGTACCACGTCGAGCAGGCGGTGCAGGAGGGCGGTGTGGACCGGCAGTGGATGGCGCTCCGACTGGGGGAACTCCGCGGCCAGTTGCTCGGCCGCGGCTGCCAGTAGGGGGACATCCGCAGGGTCGGGGCTGTACAGGGGCATCGGGGCAGTGGTGATGCCGAGGCCGGCCAGTTCCGCGGTCTCGGGGGCGACGAAGTCCTCCTGGAAGAGGATCATGATGGCCTCGGCCTGGTCGGGGTTCTGCCACTGGTGCACCTGGCCGGGCCGGATCCACAGCCAGGAGCCGGGCGGCAGTACGTACCCGGTGAAGTCGACGCGGTGGCGCAGGGTGCCGGCGGTGACCAGCAGCAGGGCGTGGAAGTCCTGCCGGTGCGGGGTGGCGATGTGCCAGGGCCAGTCACGGGTGCGGTCGCGGAAGTCGGCCAGGGTCATCACCTCCAGGCCGCCGGCGGAGCCGGCCGGAGGCTGGAAGACCACCTTCGGCAGTCCCATCTCCCGCTGACCGGGCTTCGGCCGCGCTTGTCGCCTGTGGACCATCACGAGACCGAAGCGTATCTCGCCGGACATCCGGTTCCGCCGCAGTATGGAGGTGTTCCAGAGGCGACCCGCCCGCAGCGTGGAAGCCAGCTATGTCCGCTGCGGCCGATAGTCGGTCGCGAACCCGAGCACCAGCCATCCGCCCCTCCCCATGCCTCACCACCCCTTACCCCTCACCCGTACTTCGACAGGAGCAGAGCCATGCACGGCACCATCACGGTCATCGACAAGGGTCCGGTCCGCATCCACAGCTACACCGCGCCCGAGGACGGCCTGGACGTCAACACCCAGCTGATCGAGACGCCGTCGCGGATCGTCGCCGTCGACGCGCAGTTCGCCCTCGCCTACGCCGACGAGGTCGTCGCCTACGCCAAGCAGCTCGGCAAGCCGCTCGACCGCCTCGTCGTCAGCCATGCGCACCCGGATCATTACCAGGGTGCGGCCCGCTTCGGCGTCCCCGTGCACGCCCTGGCGGAGACCACCGCGGAGATCGTCGCCACAGGCGACAAGACCGACCTGCCCACCGGCGCCCCGATCCCGCTCGCCGACATGACCCCGACCGTGGAGATCACCCCCGGCACCGAGGTCATCGACGGCATCCCCTTCGTGTTCGAGAAGGTGACCGGCGGCGAGATCCACACCACCGTCGTGATCAAGCTGCCCGAGCAGGGCGTGCTGGTCGCCCAGGACGTCGTCTACAACCAC
This is a stretch of genomic DNA from Streptomyces sp. NBC_00285. It encodes these proteins:
- a CDS encoding IS5 family transposase, producing the protein MPGREKDRSSVSPRLRQTSSTPAAMTVVCSSMCGILFVLYTGIPWRYLPQEFGFGSGMTCWRRLREWNEAGVWQRLHEMLLAELRAAGILVLSRASVDSSHLRAMKGGAATGPSPVDRGKTGSKHHVIVEAHGIPLAATLTGGNRNDVTQLIPLIRAVPLIRGKRGQPLRRPKHLYADRGYDHESYRDQVRRFQITPHIARRGTEHGSGLGVHRWVVEGAIALLHWFRCLRIRWEIRDDIHQAFIALGCAVICWRWLRTPL
- a CDS encoding MBL fold metallo-hydrolase: MHGTITVIDKGPVRIHSYTAPEDGLDVNTQLIETPSRIVAVDAQFALAYADEVVAYAKQLGKPLDRLVVSHAHPDHYQGAARFGVPVHALAETTAEIVATGDKTDLPTGAPIPLADMTPTVEITPGTEVIDGIPFVFEKVTGGEIHTTVVIKLPEQGVLVAQDVVYNHTHLWFLDKDFDGWQANIDRFAAETEYDTILPGHGAPTTPAIWAELTDYVNAGRELLDDDGDAYKKAITERYPDYKGAALIDVANAYMFGPKS
- a CDS encoding helix-turn-helix domain-containing protein, with the translated sequence MGLPKVVFQPPAGSAGGLEVMTLADFRDRTRDWPWHIATPHRQDFHALLLVTAGTLRHRVDFTGYVLPPGSWLWIRPGQVHQWQNPDQAEAIMILFQEDFVAPETAELAGLGITTAPMPLYSPDPADVPLLAAAAEQLAAEFPQSERHPLPVHTALLHRLLDVVLLRLANPQQHGQAAESAPEPFLRFRDAVERDFSRTHRIDDYARELGYSTRTLTRATHTAAGLSAKDYLDQRLALEAKRLLAHGTEPAATIAAHLGFTSATHFGKFFQRHTGRTPLAFRASQRASPPAKPPTPPDRVNESPMPSAPPLRHHQ